From Mycolicibacterium nivoides, a single genomic window includes:
- a CDS encoding ABC transporter ATP-binding protein: protein MTRRLEVVGIDKEYTTSHGVTRVLRGLTLHADRGEFVSIVGPSGCGKSTLFNIITGLVAPTAGSIRVNGVDVTGTTSEHIGYVLQKDLLFPWRTVLENVILGLEVRGTRKKEARERARQLFAAYKLEGYEDNYPADLSGGMRQRAALMRTMVTDPDIILMDEAYKALDYPLKIALEGELLETARATGKTVVAVTHDIEEAVTMSDRVYILKAHPGEIVDELDVVLGTTSTDINERRLAPRFNEFYEKIWRGIGQSVDVA from the coding sequence ATGACCCGCAGACTGGAAGTCGTCGGGATCGACAAGGAATACACCACGTCCCACGGTGTCACCCGCGTACTGCGGGGGCTGACTCTGCACGCGGACCGCGGCGAGTTTGTCTCAATCGTCGGCCCGAGCGGATGCGGCAAGTCGACTCTGTTCAACATCATCACCGGGCTGGTGGCGCCCACCGCGGGGTCGATCCGGGTGAACGGGGTCGACGTCACCGGCACCACCTCGGAACATATCGGTTACGTCCTGCAGAAAGACCTCCTGTTCCCGTGGCGGACGGTTCTGGAGAACGTCATCCTCGGACTAGAGGTGCGTGGCACGCGCAAGAAGGAAGCACGCGAACGCGCCCGACAACTCTTCGCGGCCTACAAGCTGGAGGGCTACGAGGACAACTACCCCGCCGATCTCTCTGGGGGGATGCGCCAGCGGGCGGCACTCATGCGCACCATGGTGACCGATCCGGACATCATCCTGATGGACGAAGCGTACAAGGCACTCGACTACCCCCTCAAGATCGCGCTGGAGGGCGAGCTGCTCGAAACCGCCAGAGCCACAGGAAAAACCGTTGTCGCTGTCACCCACGACATCGAGGAGGCGGTCACGATGTCGGACCGCGTGTACATCCTCAAAGCCCATCCCGGGGAGATCGTCGACGAACTCGACGTCGTTCTCGGCACCACGAGCACCGATATCAACGAGCGGCGGCTGGCGCCCCGATTCAACGAGTTCTACGAAAAGATCTGGCGCGGAATCGGGCAGTCGGTGGACGTCGCATGA
- a CDS encoding ABC transporter permease, whose translation MTTVLAEPSATPTRRIRTATVSPRRRRRIILHTMQVLIVVTALSAWEFGARSGAISSFLFGSPSAVWNVLQTRATSGALWSDIGVTSMEVLFGFLIGAVGGSALGLLLWYSQFIADLTSPFIAAIGSIPVLAVAPLTIIWFGTEMTSKVVIVAFSCVVVSLTTSYRGARRTDPDLVNLMKSFGASRSQIFRKLVVPSAMTWVVSGLKLNIGFALVGAIVGEYISSEAGVGHMILLGSSNFTISLVIAGIAIVMVMVLVFNLLVGALERFLGQWERS comes from the coding sequence ATGACGACCGTACTTGCCGAGCCGTCGGCCACCCCCACACGGCGGATCCGGACGGCCACCGTATCGCCGCGCCGCCGCCGGCGGATCATCCTGCACACCATGCAGGTCCTGATCGTCGTAACAGCCTTGTCCGCATGGGAATTCGGCGCCCGCAGCGGTGCCATCAGCTCGTTCCTCTTCGGCAGCCCCAGCGCGGTTTGGAACGTACTGCAGACCCGCGCGACCTCCGGTGCGCTATGGTCCGACATCGGCGTCACCAGCATGGAGGTCCTCTTCGGATTCTTGATCGGCGCCGTCGGCGGATCCGCTCTCGGCCTGCTGCTGTGGTACTCGCAATTCATCGCGGATCTGACGTCACCGTTCATCGCAGCCATCGGGTCGATCCCGGTCCTGGCGGTCGCCCCGTTGACAATCATCTGGTTCGGCACCGAGATGACGTCCAAGGTCGTGATCGTCGCGTTCTCGTGTGTGGTCGTGTCACTGACCACTTCCTACCGTGGCGCCCGACGCACCGATCCCGACCTGGTCAACCTGATGAAGTCGTTCGGTGCCTCCCGCTCCCAGATCTTCCGCAAACTCGTTGTGCCGTCTGCGATGACGTGGGTGGTGTCGGGGTTGAAGCTCAACATCGGCTTCGCACTCGTCGGCGCCATCGTCGGCGAATACATCAGCTCCGAGGCCGGCGTGGGCCACATGATCCTGCTCGGCAGCTCCAATTTCACCATCAGCCTCGTCATTGCCGGCATCGCCATCGTCATGGTCATGGTGTTGGTTTTCAACCTCCTCGTCGGCGCACTCGAGCGCTTCCTCGGTCAGTGGGAAAGGTCATGA
- a CDS encoding ABC transporter substrate-binding protein encodes MKARKLLRQLIVAGASTTVLVATACGSEPAQSADGTATVRISQAFQSLLYLPLYVAKENGYFQEQGVTVDIATGGGGTQSWTAVLGGSADFSIQDPVFVPKSHENSGPGVVVAAIQNAPSVFVIGRGGAGDTLNDPSVFEGKKVVVSPEPDTSWAFMKYLIDQKDLKDVTMVNVTLGSELAAVAGGQADLALSFEPTVSQAVVDQGLEVVYSFPANPDWYPFAFSSLTTTEKYLQDNPESAQGVVTAIAKASRFIYADPATTIDIAAKYFPDLSREVVAAAVEREIAAKGYAEDVTVTKESWDHNMEISLFTKNIAAYPSEATSYENNVDTELATRARSALKEG; translated from the coding sequence ATGAAAGCCCGAAAGCTACTCCGCCAGTTGATAGTTGCTGGCGCCTCGACAACGGTCTTGGTCGCCACGGCCTGCGGCAGCGAACCGGCCCAGTCTGCGGACGGCACCGCCACGGTCCGAATCAGCCAGGCCTTCCAGTCACTGCTCTACCTGCCGCTCTACGTCGCGAAAGAGAACGGCTACTTCCAGGAGCAGGGTGTGACCGTCGATATCGCCACCGGCGGCGGTGGCACCCAGTCCTGGACCGCGGTGCTAGGCGGATCCGCCGACTTCTCCATCCAGGACCCAGTCTTCGTGCCGAAGTCACACGAGAACAGCGGCCCTGGTGTGGTGGTCGCCGCCATCCAGAATGCTCCGTCGGTGTTCGTCATCGGCCGCGGCGGCGCCGGCGACACCCTGAACGATCCGTCGGTGTTCGAGGGCAAAAAGGTGGTGGTGAGTCCGGAACCTGATACCAGCTGGGCATTCATGAAATACCTGATCGACCAGAAGGACTTGAAAGACGTCACCATGGTCAACGTCACTCTCGGCAGTGAACTGGCCGCGGTGGCAGGCGGGCAGGCCGACCTGGCACTGTCCTTCGAGCCCACCGTCAGCCAGGCAGTGGTGGACCAGGGCCTTGAGGTGGTCTACTCCTTTCCCGCCAATCCAGACTGGTACCCCTTCGCCTTCTCCAGCCTGACCACTACGGAGAAGTACCTGCAGGACAACCCTGAATCCGCCCAGGGGGTGGTCACCGCGATCGCCAAGGCGTCGAGGTTCATCTACGCCGACCCCGCGACCACCATCGACATCGCCGCCAAGTACTTCCCCGATCTGTCTCGCGAGGTGGTCGCGGCCGCCGTCGAACGGGAGATAGCCGCCAAGGGGTACGCCGAGGACGTCACGGTGACCAAGGAGTCCTGGGATCACAACATGGAAATCTCGTTGTTCACGAAGAACATTGCGGCCTACCCCTCAGAGGCCACGTCGTATGAGAACAACGTCGACACCGAACTGGCAACCCGCGCCCGCAGCGCCCTCAAGGAAGGCTGA
- a CDS encoding amidase: MTVHPPEHGELEQISAAYGLGLSTGELAEFVPHVKDTLSSWDVVAELYREIEPPAVTRAWSPPEHNPLGAWYVTCDVTSTGAGPLAGRTVGIKDNIAVAGVPMMNGSALVEGYVPDRDATVVARLLAAGATITGKTVCENLCFSGASHTATTGPVRNPWDHSRTTGGSSSGSAALVAAGAVDLAIGGDQGGSVRLPAAFTGIVGHKPTHGLVPYTGAFPIEQTLDHLGPMTRTVADAALVLDVIAGPDGLDPRQRDGRDGPTFTDELSRPAAGLRVGVLTEGFGHPESAPGVDAAVRGAVDVLRTEGMLCEEVSVPWHRHGKQIWDVIAVEGGTAQMVDGNAYGRNWQGWYDPALIEHYGSRRRSDGSSFPDTVKLVLLAGCHTLERHHGTHYAMARNLVPLLRAAYDEALSRFDVLVMPTTPILASPIPSCDAPLDEYLARALEMMANTATFDVTGHPACSVPAGLVDGLPVGMMIVGRRLDDATVLRVAHTFELARGGFPTAADGAS; the protein is encoded by the coding sequence GTGACGGTGCATCCGCCCGAACACGGAGAACTCGAACAGATCTCTGCGGCATACGGTCTCGGCCTGAGCACGGGCGAATTGGCAGAGTTCGTCCCGCACGTCAAGGACACGCTGAGCTCCTGGGATGTGGTCGCCGAACTGTACAGGGAGATCGAACCGCCCGCCGTGACACGTGCCTGGTCGCCGCCGGAGCACAACCCCTTGGGCGCCTGGTACGTCACATGCGACGTCACCTCAACAGGCGCGGGTCCGCTGGCCGGACGCACGGTGGGCATCAAGGACAACATCGCGGTTGCCGGTGTGCCGATGATGAACGGTTCGGCGTTGGTCGAAGGCTACGTCCCGGACCGTGACGCCACTGTGGTCGCCCGACTGTTGGCCGCCGGCGCCACGATCACGGGCAAGACCGTCTGCGAAAACCTTTGTTTTTCCGGTGCGTCGCACACCGCGACCACCGGTCCTGTGCGCAATCCCTGGGACCACAGCCGGACAACGGGTGGATCCTCCAGCGGCAGTGCCGCTCTGGTCGCCGCCGGAGCCGTCGACCTCGCGATCGGCGGTGACCAGGGCGGCTCGGTGCGGCTGCCTGCGGCGTTCACCGGGATCGTCGGGCACAAGCCGACCCACGGGCTCGTCCCCTATACCGGCGCTTTCCCCATCGAGCAGACCCTCGACCACCTCGGTCCGATGACCCGCACCGTCGCCGACGCGGCACTGGTTCTCGACGTGATCGCCGGCCCCGACGGGCTGGATCCCCGGCAGCGCGACGGGCGCGACGGACCCACGTTCACCGACGAGCTGAGCCGGCCCGCGGCCGGGCTGCGGGTCGGTGTGCTGACCGAGGGCTTCGGGCACCCGGAATCTGCTCCTGGCGTCGACGCCGCCGTCCGCGGTGCCGTAGACGTACTGCGCACCGAAGGGATGCTGTGCGAAGAGGTTTCGGTACCCTGGCACCGCCACGGCAAACAGATCTGGGATGTGATCGCAGTCGAGGGTGGTACCGCCCAGATGGTCGACGGCAACGCCTACGGCAGGAACTGGCAGGGCTGGTACGACCCTGCGCTCATCGAGCACTACGGAAGCCGACGCCGCTCCGATGGCTCCTCCTTCCCAGACACCGTGAAGCTGGTGCTGCTGGCTGGGTGCCATACCCTTGAGCGGCATCACGGCACGCACTATGCAATGGCACGCAACCTCGTTCCGCTTCTGCGTGCCGCATACGACGAGGCGCTGTCGCGCTTCGATGTCCTCGTCATGCCCACTACTCCGATCCTGGCCAGCCCGATACCGTCCTGCGACGCGCCGCTGGACGAGTACCTGGCGCGGGCGCTGGAGATGATGGCCAACACCGCGACCTTCGACGTCACGGGCCATCCTGCGTGCAGCGTGCCTGCCGGTCTGGTCGACGGACTGCCGGTCGGGATGATGATCGTGGGCCGCCGCCTCGACGATGCGACGGTCCTGCGGGTTGCGCACACCTTCGAGCTGGCCCGCGGGGGCTTTCCCACTGCGGCGGACGGGGCATCATGA
- a CDS encoding acetamidase/formamidase family protein gives MSEVHEIELDLTKSLVDEPRAGHNRWHPDIPPVLRCAPGDTVALRARDGYDGQINRDSTAADVLAMDTARIHPLTGPVYVEGAEPGDLLVVDVLSVETGDFGATLNIPGFGFLRDEFTEPHIVRWEIAEGFATSADLPGVRLPAAPFMGVMGVAPSRELFERTRSAEQRAAAEGGLVELPNPTSAVPPDLPGDPGRRTISPTEAGGNIDIKHLTAGSRVYLPVWVAGALFSVGDGHFAQGDGESCGAAVETTTSVVLRFDLRKQSATSGGARYLRFERLTAGPPEVAARPHFAVTGVPVDDAGRIHPENLNLATRNALRLMVDHLANERGFTRQQAYALCSVAVDLRISQIVDVPNVLVSAMVPTDIFE, from the coding sequence ATGAGCGAAGTACACGAGATCGAACTGGATCTCACCAAGTCACTGGTGGACGAACCGCGAGCGGGTCACAACCGCTGGCATCCGGACATCCCACCGGTGCTGCGGTGCGCGCCGGGCGACACCGTGGCGCTGCGTGCCCGCGACGGCTACGACGGGCAGATCAACCGGGATTCGACGGCGGCGGACGTGCTGGCCATGGATACCGCCCGGATCCATCCCTTGACTGGTCCCGTGTACGTCGAGGGCGCCGAACCCGGTGACCTCTTGGTGGTCGATGTGCTCTCGGTCGAGACCGGAGACTTCGGCGCAACGCTGAACATTCCCGGATTCGGTTTTCTGCGTGACGAATTCACCGAACCGCACATCGTGCGCTGGGAGATCGCCGAGGGGTTCGCCACTTCAGCGGACCTTCCAGGCGTGCGGTTGCCTGCGGCTCCGTTCATGGGAGTGATGGGGGTCGCACCGTCGCGGGAGTTGTTCGAGCGCACCAGGAGCGCTGAACAACGGGCCGCGGCGGAGGGCGGGCTGGTCGAACTGCCCAATCCCACCTCAGCAGTGCCGCCGGACTTACCCGGGGACCCGGGGCGACGCACCATCTCCCCCACCGAGGCCGGCGGCAACATCGATATCAAACACCTGACCGCAGGCAGCCGGGTGTACCTGCCGGTCTGGGTTGCGGGCGCCTTGTTCTCCGTCGGCGACGGGCACTTCGCGCAGGGCGATGGCGAATCCTGCGGTGCCGCCGTGGAAACCACCACAAGCGTGGTGCTGCGGTTCGACCTGCGCAAGCAGTCAGCGACGTCGGGCGGGGCACGCTACCTGCGCTTCGAGCGCCTCACCGCCGGACCGCCGGAGGTGGCCGCGCGGCCGCACTTCGCGGTGACCGGTGTGCCGGTGGACGACGCCGGCCGGATCCACCCGGAGAACCTCAACCTGGCGACACGAAACGCACTGCGCCTGATGGTCGATCACCTCGCCAACGAGCGGGGTTTCACCCGCCAGCAGGCGTATGCGCTGTGCAGCGTGGCCGTCGACCTGCGCATCAGCCAAATTGTCGATGTGCCAAACGTGTTGGTGTCGGCCATGGTACCCACCGATATCTTCGAGTGA
- a CDS encoding TetR/AcrR family transcriptional regulator — protein MKVAMGNGTTDHPSARRPGGRNGRVKAQILAATAELVARDGVAGFRYEDVAAAAGVHKASVYRNWPEREELVADALLRYADDLASIADTGDIRRDLVDFLVALAAGLETPFGRTLEAAVQPARHDATIRALARVLDARVAAMQQRVDTAVGRGELPPVDSSFLGEMISGPVHLIVNRGMRTFTRADAERIVDVVLVGIRSRLPERHQ, from the coding sequence GTGAAGGTGGCGATGGGAAACGGGACTACCGACCATCCGTCGGCGCGGCGTCCCGGCGGCCGTAACGGGCGGGTAAAGGCGCAAATCCTCGCCGCCACAGCCGAACTCGTGGCGCGTGACGGCGTCGCGGGGTTCCGGTATGAGGACGTCGCCGCGGCCGCGGGCGTACATAAGGCCAGCGTTTACCGCAACTGGCCTGAGCGCGAAGAATTAGTTGCCGACGCATTGTTGCGTTATGCCGACGACCTCGCTTCTATTGCCGACACCGGCGACATACGCCGAGACCTGGTGGACTTTCTGGTGGCCCTCGCGGCCGGCCTCGAAACGCCATTCGGGCGCACGCTCGAAGCGGCTGTCCAGCCTGCCCGCCACGATGCCACTATCCGCGCGCTGGCCAGGGTGCTCGACGCCCGCGTGGCCGCCATGCAGCAGCGAGTGGACACCGCCGTTGGCAGAGGGGAACTTCCCCCGGTCGACAGTTCCTTCCTTGGGGAGATGATCTCCGGCCCGGTGCACCTCATCGTCAACCGCGGGATGCGCACGTTCACCCGTGCGGACGCCGAGAGAATCGTCGACGTTGTACTCGTCGGTATTCGATCCCGCCTACCCGAACGTCATCAGTGA